Proteins from a single region of Parasedimentitalea psychrophila:
- the rmuC gene encoding DNA recombination protein RmuC, translated as MQIDPTWWPLAALAFAVAAVMFAVLWLMTRKHLPVVDALRHENIELRQACASMQTEVARLPELSGELAALRQLRDGELAARHQAEAEVRALKGEHEARLEELRRMNQQLEHKFAAMASGVLKQNSENFLTLVSERFKTHSQTADADLAKRHAAIEGLVKPLDEKLGQFGDRIKEIEQARTEAYGAIREQVKALTEGQAALGGETRKLVQALRAPKTRGRWGEMQLRQVFDMAGMSEHVDYDLEKSLGTDDGLRRPDAIVRIPGGKSIVVDAKTPLDGYLDALEAETPEQQQECLLRHARHVRTHVKQLASKAYQSALGETPDFVVMFIPGETFVSAAAEVDPGLIEYAFEHKVLIATPTTLMALVKSIAYGWQQEKMAENALQVQETAKELYQRLVTFSANLASVGRALSSSVSSYNKAVGSLEARVLPSARKFEAMGVVAKGSELATPAQVESDTRRVTDLLGSE; from the coding sequence GTGCAGATAGATCCTACCTGGTGGCCGCTGGCCGCACTGGCCTTTGCTGTGGCCGCCGTGATGTTTGCGGTGCTCTGGCTGATGACGCGCAAGCACCTCCCTGTGGTTGACGCGCTTCGGCACGAGAATATCGAGCTGCGACAGGCCTGTGCCTCGATGCAGACTGAGGTGGCGCGGCTGCCGGAATTGAGCGGAGAGCTGGCCGCCCTGCGTCAGCTGCGGGACGGCGAGTTGGCGGCGCGGCACCAGGCCGAGGCCGAGGTGCGGGCGCTGAAGGGCGAGCACGAGGCACGGCTGGAAGAGCTGCGGCGGATGAACCAGCAGCTGGAGCATAAATTCGCGGCGATGGCCTCGGGGGTGCTGAAGCAGAACTCGGAGAACTTCCTGACCCTGGTCAGCGAGCGGTTCAAGACCCATTCGCAGACGGCGGATGCGGATCTGGCCAAGCGCCACGCAGCGATTGAGGGGCTGGTCAAGCCGCTGGACGAGAAGCTGGGCCAGTTTGGTGACCGGATCAAGGAAATCGAACAGGCCCGCACCGAGGCCTACGGTGCCATTCGCGAGCAGGTAAAGGCCCTGACCGAAGGGCAGGCGGCGCTGGGCGGCGAGACCCGCAAGCTGGTGCAGGCGCTGCGCGCCCCCAAGACGCGCGGCCGCTGGGGGGAGATGCAGTTGCGGCAGGTGTTCGACATGGCAGGCATGTCCGAGCATGTGGATTATGACCTGGAGAAATCTCTGGGCACCGACGATGGGCTGCGCCGCCCGGATGCGATTGTGCGCATTCCTGGTGGCAAAAGCATCGTGGTGGACGCCAAGACGCCGCTGGATGGCTATCTGGATGCGCTGGAGGCAGAGACCCCGGAGCAGCAGCAGGAATGCCTGCTGCGCCATGCCCGGCATGTGCGCACCCATGTGAAACAGCTGGCCTCAAAGGCCTATCAAAGTGCGCTGGGCGAGACCCCGGATTTTGTGGTGATGTTCATCCCCGGCGAGACCTTTGTGTCGGCGGCGGCTGAGGTGGATCCCGGGCTGATCGAATATGCGTTTGAGCACAAGGTGCTGATTGCCACGCCGACAACCCTGATGGCGCTGGTGAAATCCATCGCCTATGGCTGGCAGCAGGAAAAGATGGCCGAGAATGCACTGCAGGTGCAGGAAACCGCCAAGGAGCTGTACCAACGTCTGGTGACGTTCTCTGCCAATCTGGCCTCGGTGGGCCGGGCGCTGTCCTCGTCGGTCAGCAGCTACAACAAGGCGGTGGGCTCGCTGGAGGCACGGGTGCTGCCCTCGGCCCGCAAGTTTGAGGCGATGGGGGTGGTTGCGAAGGGATCCGAACTGGCCACTCCGGCCCAGGTGGAAAGTGATACGCGGCGGGTGACGGACCTGCTGGGGAGCGAATAA
- a CDS encoding saccharopine dehydrogenase family protein, with translation MTIHWCGTGLSAIPGLRRLLQAGHDVAVWNRTIDKAQEAVGDLTKNIQAFDIDSLAAQVTAKDVIVSMLPGDWHVPLAELAIAKGAHFVSSSYIAPEMRALNDKARAAGVALVNEVGLDPGIDHLMAHALVDDYKASAAYDASNEISFISYCGGVPKIANDFRYKFSWSPLGVLKALRSPSRSIRDHKTLDTARPWDAISSYTAPLPTPESFEVYPNRDSLPFMQQYEFGDDWSVKNFVRGTLRLNGWTQAWDGVFKEVETLSGPEGDARLKDMSDQFWQDHSYDEGEPDRVVLCVDLKAEKDGAEVWHKSYVMDAWGDENGTAMARLVSVPVSLAIEAAMTGQITAGVHAAPSDPKLVANWMSEIDKLAQHLALTDQLA, from the coding sequence ATGACCATTCACTGGTGCGGCACCGGCCTTTCGGCCATCCCCGGCCTTCGCCGCCTGCTGCAGGCAGGACATGATGTTGCGGTATGGAACCGCACCATCGACAAGGCCCAAGAGGCCGTCGGCGACCTGACCAAGAACATCCAGGCCTTTGACATCGACAGCCTGGCCGCTCAGGTCACCGCCAAGGACGTTATCGTCTCGATGCTGCCCGGCGACTGGCATGTGCCGCTGGCTGAACTGGCGATCGCCAAGGGCGCCCATTTTGTCTCGTCCTCCTACATCGCACCCGAAATGCGGGCGCTGAACGACAAAGCCCGCGCCGCCGGGGTTGCCCTGGTCAATGAGGTCGGCCTTGATCCCGGCATTGACCACCTGATGGCGCATGCGCTGGTGGACGACTACAAGGCTTCCGCCGCCTATGACGCCAGCAACGAGATCAGCTTCATCTCCTATTGCGGTGGCGTGCCCAAGATCGCCAATGACTTCCGCTACAAGTTCAGCTGGTCACCGCTGGGCGTGCTCAAGGCCCTGCGCTCACCGTCGCGCTCGATCCGCGACCACAAAACCCTGGACACTGCCCGCCCCTGGGACGCGATCTCCAGCTATACCGCGCCGCTGCCGACGCCGGAAAGCTTCGAGGTCTACCCCAACCGCGATTCACTGCCGTTCATGCAGCAATATGAATTTGGCGATGACTGGTCGGTCAAAAACTTCGTCCGCGGCACCCTGCGCCTCAACGGCTGGACACAGGCCTGGGACGGCGTGTTCAAAGAGGTCGAAACCCTGTCCGGCCCCGAGGGCGACGCAAGGCTCAAGGACATGTCCGACCAGTTCTGGCAGGACCACTCCTATGACGAAGGCGAACCCGACCGGGTGGTTCTCTGCGTTGACCTGAAGGCCGAAAAAGACGGCGCCGAGGTCTGGCACAAGTCTTATGTCATGGATGCCTGGGGCGACGAGAATGGCACCGCCATGGCGCGTCTGGTCTCGGTGCCGGTGTCACTGGCAATCGAAGCCGCAATGACCGGCCAGATCACCGCTGGCGTGCACGCCGCCCCCAGTGATCCCAAACTGGTTGCCAACTGGATGTCGGAAATCGACAAGCTGGCTCAGCACCTGGCGCTAACGGATCAATTGGCCTGA
- a CDS encoding DUF3775 domain-containing protein — protein MLEISTRKIAQVAMMGRELHRSEGELRAFIDRLNEDEQAELVAIMWIGRESFFVEDLAEAIMTAKRDASTPCADYLLGTPHLSDHLENGLDALGISAQAVEDDLM, from the coding sequence ATGTTGGAAATTTCTACCCGCAAAATTGCGCAGGTGGCGATGATGGGGCGGGAGCTACACCGTTCTGAGGGCGAGTTGCGCGCCTTTATTGATCGACTGAACGAAGATGAGCAGGCCGAGTTGGTGGCAATCATGTGGATTGGTCGTGAGAGCTTTTTTGTCGAGGATCTGGCCGAGGCGATCATGACCGCAAAGCGGGATGCCTCTACCCCATGTGCCGATTATCTGTTGGGGACGCCGCATCTGTCGGATCATCTGGAGAACGGCTTGGATGCCCTGGGCATCTCCGCCCAAGCCGTAGAGGATGATCTTATGTAG
- the mutL gene encoding DNA mismatch repair endonuclease MutL — MSIPDPQISDPARPVIRQLDDAAINRIAAGEVVERPASAVKELVENAIDAGATRIGIDIADGGKTLIRVTDDGYGMSPEDLPLALSRHATSKIDGSDLLNIHTFGFRGEALPSLGAVARLSITSRAKGHAAATIRVAGGALEPVRPAALRSGTVVELSDLFYATPARLKFMRSDRAESQAISDVVKRLAMAEPSIGFTLRDVSGGGQGRVTFRADPLSGDLFDALHGRLASVLGREFAENALKIDATRDGIRLFGYAALPTYSRGAAVAQFLFVNSRPVKDKMLQGALRGAYFDFLSRDRHPAAALFLDCDPELVDVNVHPAKSEVRFRDPGIARGLIVSALRHALAEAGHRASTTVGGATLGALRPEPPSASGAPRIYQMDRPSMAARGASYAGQRPADMPPSMGFAELSESYSGQLIDAPGPASPAGEDSAPGAEHLPLGAARGQVHENYIIAQTADGMVIVDQHAAHERLVYEKLKRQMAENGVAAQALLIPEIVELSENDCARLLEVAPELAKFGLGIESFGGSAVAVRETPAILGEVNASAMIRDILDELDDQGSSQLVQAKVEAILSRVACHGSIRSGRRMRGEEMNALLREMEATPHSGQCNHGRPTYVELKLADIERLFGRT; from the coding sequence ATGAGCATCCCCGACCCCCAGATCAGTGACCCCGCGCGCCCCGTCATCCGCCAGCTGGATGACGCCGCCATCAACCGGATTGCGGCGGGTGAGGTGGTGGAACGGCCGGCCTCGGCGGTCAAGGAGCTGGTGGAGAACGCCATCGACGCCGGTGCCACCCGCATTGGCATTGATATTGCCGATGGCGGCAAAACCCTGATCCGGGTCACCGATGATGGCTACGGCATGTCCCCCGAGGATCTGCCGCTGGCACTGTCGCGCCATGCCACCTCAAAAATCGACGGCTCGGACCTGCTGAACATCCATACCTTTGGCTTTCGCGGCGAGGCGCTGCCCAGTCTGGGCGCGGTGGCGCGGCTGAGCATCACCAGCCGGGCCAAAGGCCATGCGGCGGCCACCATCCGGGTGGCGGGTGGCGCACTGGAGCCGGTGCGTCCGGCGGCGCTGCGATCGGGCACTGTGGTGGAGCTGTCAGACCTGTTTTATGCCACCCCGGCGCGGCTGAAGTTCATGCGCAGCGACCGCGCCGAATCGCAGGCGATCTCGGATGTGGTGAAACGGTTGGCGATGGCGGAGCCGTCGATTGGCTTTACCCTGCGCGATGTCTCGGGCGGCGGTCAGGGGCGGGTGACGTTCCGGGCGGACCCGCTGAGCGGTGATCTGTTTGACGCGCTGCACGGAAGGCTGGCCTCAGTCCTGGGCCGGGAGTTTGCCGAGAACGCGCTGAAGATCGACGCCACTCGCGACGGTATCCGGTTATTTGGCTATGCGGCACTGCCAACCTATTCGCGCGGTGCGGCGGTGGCGCAGTTCCTGTTCGTCAACAGCCGGCCGGTGAAAGACAAGATGCTGCAGGGGGCGCTGCGCGGCGCCTATTTTGATTTCCTCAGCCGCGACCGCCACCCGGCGGCGGCGCTGTTCCTTGACTGTGACCCCGAGCTGGTCGACGTCAACGTACACCCGGCCAAATCCGAGGTGCGGTTTCGCGATCCCGGCATTGCCCGTGGTTTGATCGTCTCCGCCCTGCGCCACGCGCTGGCCGAGGCCGGGCACCGGGCCTCAACCACCGTTGGCGGCGCCACTCTGGGAGCGCTGCGGCCGGAGCCGCCCAGTGCCAGCGGCGCCCCGCGGATCTATCAGATGGATCGCCCGTCAATGGCGGCGCGCGGTGCGTCATATGCCGGTCAGCGGCCGGCGGATATGCCGCCCAGCATGGGGTTCGCCGAGCTGTCCGAGAGCTATAGCGGCCAGCTGATCGATGCCCCGGGGCCAGCGTCACCTGCGGGTGAGGACAGTGCGCCCGGGGCCGAACATTTGCCACTGGGTGCGGCGCGCGGCCAGGTGCATGAAAACTATATCATCGCCCAGACCGCCGACGGTATGGTGATTGTTGACCAACACGCCGCGCATGAACGGCTGGTCTATGAAAAACTGAAACGCCAGATGGCGGAAAACGGTGTTGCCGCGCAGGCACTGCTGATCCCCGAGATTGTCGAGTTGAGCGAGAATGACTGTGCAAGGCTGCTGGAGGTGGCGCCGGAGCTGGCGAAATTTGGCCTTGGCATCGAGTCCTTTGGCGGCAGTGCCGTGGCAGTGCGCGAAACCCCGGCCATTCTGGGCGAGGTCAATGCCAGCGCGATGATCCGCGATATTCTCGACGAGCTGGACGATCAGGGCAGCAGTCAATTGGTGCAGGCCAAGGTCGAGGCGATCCTGAGCCGGGTGGCCTGTCATGGCTCGATCCGGTCGGGTCGGCGGATGCGCGGCGAAGAGATGAATGCCCTGTTGCGCGAAATGGAGGCCACGCCGCATTCCGGCCAGTGCAACCATGGCCGCCCGACATATGTTGAATTGAAACTGGCCGATATTGAACGGCTGTTTGGCCGCACTTAA
- a CDS encoding metal ABC transporter permease — MSGEEFVPLSLTPLLIGIFAAVACALPGNFLLLRKQALIGDAISHVVLPGIVVAFLLTGAISAAPMMLGAAGAAVVAVVLIEAIRRLGRIEPGAAMGVVFTTMFAGGVLLLEQTDTSSVHLDVEHALYGNLESLIWLDATGWSSLLDPVALAYLPVELSRMALTLLAVSLFIAVFWRVLKISTFDEGFARTLGIRTNLLGLALVITAAVAAVAAFDAVGSIIVIAMFICPPAAARMMSNQLEGQVAWSVGFAVSSAVLGYVLAGYGPLWLGAQDAISAAGMIATVSGLMLAITARFGPCRNRSGAPVGV, encoded by the coding sequence ATGAGCGGTGAAGAGTTTGTCCCCCTGTCGCTGACACCGCTGTTGATTGGCATCTTTGCCGCCGTAGCCTGTGCGCTGCCGGGGAATTTCCTACTGCTGCGCAAACAAGCGCTGATCGGTGATGCCATCAGCCATGTGGTGCTGCCGGGCATCGTGGTGGCCTTTCTGCTGACCGGAGCCATCTCGGCGGCGCCGATGATGCTGGGTGCCGCTGGCGCGGCGGTGGTGGCGGTGGTGCTGATTGAGGCGATCCGTCGTCTGGGCCGGATTGAACCCGGTGCTGCGATGGGGGTGGTGTTCACCACCATGTTTGCCGGCGGTGTGTTGCTGCTGGAGCAAACAGATACCTCGTCGGTGCATCTGGATGTGGAACACGCGCTATATGGCAATCTGGAAAGCCTGATCTGGCTGGATGCCACTGGCTGGTCGTCGCTGCTGGACCCGGTGGCGCTGGCCTATCTGCCGGTGGAACTGTCGCGCATGGCGCTGACGCTGCTGGCGGTGTCGCTGTTCATTGCCGTGTTCTGGCGGGTGCTGAAAATCTCCACTTTTGACGAAGGCTTTGCCCGCACCCTGGGCATTCGCACCAATCTGCTGGGACTGGCGCTGGTGATCACCGCAGCGGTGGCGGCAGTGGCGGCCTTTGATGCGGTGGGCTCGATCATTGTCATTGCCATGTTCATCTGTCCACCGGCAGCGGCGCGGATGATGTCGAACCAACTGGAAGGCCAAGTGGCCTGGAGTGTTGGCTTTGCGGTGTCGTCTGCGGTGCTGGGCTATGTGCTGGCCGGCTATGGCCCGCTGTGGCTGGGAGCGCAGGATGCGATCAGCGCGGCGGGGATGATTGCCACCGTTTCGGGGCTGATGCTGGCGATAACCGCCCGGTTTGGCCCCTGCCGCAACCGCAGTGGCGCGCCAGTGGGCGTGTAG
- a CDS encoding adenylate/guanylate cyclase domain-containing protein: protein MSILARDNSLLKQAEVEAEQVVSLLRIAVALGLIGMFILAVGGSEVAPEQYLRRRWLFGLVTIISYLLVGVISLWMARSGRIRSWMVWPLVTLDCLFMLANTWAGLENTGLPGELTFILPPTWLVPAIFGFTVLRFNPFLQAYCVAVIAAGLAALSLWQPQEVTPFVVERARDLLSGPPNVIRITMIVLGGLVLVVAAWRMRRLLHRSITEAQQKANLTRYLPAQLTARLAESGLEELRRGNRQDMAVLFIDIRGFTRWSQGRDPHQVGSYITDFRSRVQGCTDTHGGMIDKFIGDAAMVLFEGDNAAVRAVDCATGLAASIAEWSDARLAAGDEAVFVGIGLHWGEVFSGVVGDPQRLEYTVFGDTVNIAARLEQLTKQEQQGIIVSAAVLQAASVAPASQGWNPLPAAELRGRSGGIEIFGRR, encoded by the coding sequence ATGAGCATACTGGCACGGGATAATAGCTTGCTGAAGCAGGCTGAAGTGGAAGCAGAGCAAGTTGTTTCCTTGCTGCGGATTGCCGTTGCTCTGGGGCTGATTGGAATGTTCATTCTGGCGGTCGGCGGCAGCGAGGTGGCCCCCGAACAATATTTGCGGCGGCGATGGTTGTTTGGCCTGGTCACTATAATTTCATATCTATTGGTCGGGGTGATCTCGCTGTGGATGGCGCGTAGCGGACGCATTCGCAGCTGGATGGTCTGGCCGCTGGTCACTCTGGACTGCCTGTTCATGCTGGCCAACACTTGGGCCGGGTTGGAAAACACCGGTCTGCCGGGTGAGTTGACGTTTATTCTACCGCCGACCTGGCTGGTGCCGGCTATTTTTGGCTTTACGGTGCTGCGGTTCAACCCGTTCTTGCAGGCCTATTGTGTTGCGGTGATTGCGGCGGGACTGGCGGCGTTATCGCTGTGGCAACCGCAGGAGGTGACGCCATTTGTGGTTGAGCGGGCGCGGGATTTGCTTTCGGGGCCGCCCAATGTCATTCGCATAACCATGATTGTCCTTGGTGGGCTGGTGCTGGTGGTGGCCGCCTGGCGGATGCGGCGCCTGTTGCACCGCTCCATCACCGAGGCGCAGCAAAAGGCCAATTTGACCCGCTATTTGCCAGCCCAGCTGACGGCGCGGCTGGCGGAGAGCGGACTGGAAGAGCTGCGCCGCGGCAACCGTCAGGACATGGCGGTGCTGTTTATCGACATTCGGGGATTTACCCGCTGGTCGCAGGGCCGGGATCCACATCAGGTTGGCAGCTACATCACCGATTTTCGCAGCCGGGTGCAGGGATGTACCGATACCCATGGCGGCATGATCGACAAATTCATCGGCGATGCGGCCATGGTGTTGTTTGAAGGCGATAACGCGGCGGTTCGGGCAGTGGACTGCGCCACGGGCCTGGCCGCGAGCATAGCGGAGTGGTCTGACGCCCGGCTGGCCGCCGGGGACGAGGCGGTTTTTGTGGGTATTGGTCTGCACTGGGGCGAGGTCTTCTCGGGGGTGGTCGGTGATCCGCAGCGGCTGGAATACACGGTGTTTGGCGACACTGTGAATATTGCGGCGCGGCTGGAGCAGCTGACCAAGCAGGAGCAGCAAGGCATCATCGTCTCGGCTGCGGTGTTGCAGGCCGCATCGGTGGCGCCCGCGTCGCAAGGGTGGAACCCGCTGCCAGCTGCGGAGCTACGCGGGCGTAGCGGCGGCATCGAAATCTTTGGTCGTCGCTAA